The bacterium region TTCGACCGGGACGAGCACGAGCGCGGTGAGCAGGTCGCCGGGATCGTCCGGGCGCTGCGGCGGCGCTACCCGGAGCTGGACGATCAGATGGAGCGGCGGTTGATCGGCGAGGGGATGCAGCGGACGTACGGCGACGCGACGATGAGCGAGGCGGCGCAGAAGGGGCGGAGGGACGAGCGAGGCGCAGCGTGAGAGGGCGGCGAGGATCGAGGGGCGTGCCGGGCGCGCCATCGGCGCGATCCCAGGCCCAGCGGTTCTCGGCGAACGGCGCCGCGCGGGCCCCGGGCGACAGGCCCCGCGCGGCGCCCACGCCGGCCGCGGTCAGAACAGGCCGATGCGCAGCCCCACGGTCACGAAGACGTCGTTCTGCATCTTCTTGTCGCCGTCCGAGGCGAGCTCGAACCAGCTCACGTAGTCGCTGACCTCGGCCCGCAGCGCGATCGCGCCGAGCGAAACGTCCACGCCTGCCCCGGCGTGCAGCGCGAAGTCGGTCTGCGACTCCGAGAAGATGTCCCGGGCGCCCGAGCCCAGCTCCGAGACCTCGAAGTCGTAGCGCTTGAGGCCGGCGCCGGCCAACAGGTACGGCTGGACGACCACCAGCCGGGGCAGCGGGCGGAACACCAGGTCGCCTGCCACCGCGAGCAGCTTCGCTCCCGCCTCGTCGCTGCCGCCGCTGATGCCGGTGGTCGAGATCTTCGAGTCCGTCGCGTAGTCGAAGCCGGCGCGGAGCCCGAACGGCGAGAACGGCATGCCGAGCTCGACGGCGAGGCCGACGCCCAGCCCGCCCTCGAGGTCCGCCTTGATCGCCTCCGTTCCTTCCCGCACCTCGCCAAGGCTGCTGCCGGACACGAACACGCCCGCGCGCGGCACCACCTGGATCCGCTGGGCAGACGCATCGGCCGCGCCGGAGACCAGGAGGGCGGCGGCGAGGACGGCTTTCGTCACCGTACGCATGAGTTCCGATTCCTCCGCTTGATGTTCGCCGCGAGGCGAGCGGCGACCCTCCAGCCGCGGAGAGCCGCCGCCCTCGGGGTCGCGTCCCCTGGGGAGAGGAACGATGGGCCGGCTCCTGCCCGGCTGCAAGGTGCACGCCAGGCCGTCGCGGCCGCCGTCCAGCCGGCTACTCCGGCTCCAGCAGGATCCCGCCCCCGGGCAGCACGCCGGCGCGCCAACCCGGTGGGAGCCAGGTGGTTGCGCTGTACTCCGTCACGATGGCAGGGCCCCGGAGCCGGTGCCCCGCGAGGAGCCGGAGCCGTCCGAAACGGGGGACACGCAGGGTGCGTCCGTGGAGGACGACGTCGGCGAAGCCGTCCGGCCGCGGGTCCGGCGCGGGCGCCCGGGGGAGGCGCGGCTCCGGCACGTCGGGGCCGGGCGCCGTCGCCTCCACGCGGAGCGTGACCGCTTCGACGGGCGCGCTGCGGCGCGCAAAGCCGTAGCGCGCCTCGTGGGCGGCGTGGAACGCCTCCACCCAGCCGGCGGCGGGCACGCGGAGTTCGGAGCTCTGGCCGCGGTAGCGGGCGTCGACCCAGTGGGAGACGGTGATGAGGGGGCGAGGGACGCCCTCGTCCTCCATGGCGGCGATGGCGGCGGCCTCGAGCCGCGCCAGCTCCTCGGCCAGGCGGGCCGACGCCTCCGCCTCGCCGAACAGCACCGTGCGGGACACGTCCTTGCGCAACGGCGCGACGAGCATGCCGAAGGCGGACAGCAGCCCCGGGTCGGGCGGGACGAGGATGCGCGGCAGGCCGAGGCGCTCGGCGAGCTCGGCGGCGTGCAGCGCCGCGGCGCCGCCGAACGGGACGAGGGTGAACTCCGCCGGGTCGTAGCCGCGCTCCACACTGATCAGCCGCAGCGCGCCCTCCATGGCCGTGTCGGCGACGGCGAGGATCCCCTCGGCGGCCTCGTCCGGCGTGGCGCCCAGGCGTGAGGCGAGCGCCCGGAGCGGGCCGGTGATCCGCTCGCGGTCGAGGCGGCGCTCGCCGCCCAGGAAGGCGTCCGCGGGCAGCCGGCCCAGCCACACGTGCGCGTCCGTGACCGTGAGCTGGGTACCGCCGCGCCCGTAGCAGATCGGGCCGGGATCGGCGCCCGCGCTCTCCGGCCCCACGCGCAGCGCGCCGCCCGCGTCCAGCCACGCGATCGAGCCGCCGCCCGCGCCCACGGTGTGGATGTCCAGCACGGGCACGGCCACGGGCAGCCCGGCGATCGAGAACTCGCGGGTGTGCAGCGGCCGGCCCGGGCACAGCGTCACGTCCGTGGACGTGCCGCCCATGTCGAAGCCGATGATGTCCGTGAACCCCGCGCGGCGCGCCGCCTCCAGCGCACCCATCACGCCGCCCGCCGGGCCCGAGAGCACGGTGTGAACCGGCTCACGCCGGGCACGGGAGACCGGCAGCGTGCCGCCGCCGGAGCCCATGATCCGGATGCGCGCCGCGCCGGCTCCGGCCTCCAGCCGGCGGAGGTAGCGGTCCATCAGCGGCGCGACGTAAGCGTTGACCACCGTCGTCGCAGTTCGCTCGTACTCGCGGTACTCGGGCAGGATCTCGGAGGAGACCGAGACCGGCACGCCCAGCGGCTCGAGCGCCGCCGCCACGGCCCGCTCGTGCGCCGGGTTCGCGTAGCTGTGGAGCAGACAGACCGCCACGGCTTCGACGCCCCGCAGCCGATCCGGCAGCGCCGCGAGCTCCGCCTCGTCCAGCGGCTCTTCCTCCTGGCCCCGGGGCCCCAGCCGGCCCGCGATCCCGTGCCGGTCCTCCCGGGCCACCGGCGGCGCCGGCCGCCGGCCGACCAGCGCGTAGAGCTGCGGCCGGCTCTGCCGGCCGATCTCGATCACGTCCTCGAAGCCGCGGTTGGTGACCAGCCCGACCCGCGCGCCGCGCCGCTCGAGCAGCGCGTTGGTGGCCACGGTGGAGCCGTGGATGAGGAGGACCGGGCGGCGTGGGACGTCCCCGCCCGCGCCTCCGGGGTCGCCCAGGACCTGTCGGATGCCCTCGAGGACCGCCGCCGCGGGGTCCGCCGGCGTGGACGGCACCTTCAGCCGGGAGATCGCGCCGTCGCGCAGGCAGAGGATGTCCGTGAACGTGCCGCCGGTGTCCACGGCGATGAGGATCGGCGGGGCGGCCCCCGCCTCGGGGTTTGACAGGCTGGGCGCGTGCTCTGACATTTGTTCCCGTGCTTCATCCCGGATTCGACGATTTCGCCCGGCTCGCCGCCGGCGCCGACCTCGTGCCCGTGTGGCGCGAGTTCCTCTTCGACGCGGACACCGCGGTCACCGCCTACTGGAAGCTCGCACGCGCGGCGCGCGAGGGCGAGGGGGGCGGGGACCGGGCGCACTTCGGCTTCCTGCTCGAGTCCGTCGTGGGCGGGGAGACGTGGGCGCGTTACTCGTTCCTCGGCACCGAACCCCGCGAGGCGTGGCGCCTCACGGCCGGCGGCCGGGTGAGCCGCTGGACGCCGCAGCACGGCTGGAGCGAGCCGGAGACCGTCGCAGACCCGCTCGGCGACCTCGAGCGCATCCTGCTCGCGCGCCGGCCCGCCCCGGCACCCGGTCTGCCCCGCTTCTTCGGCGGCGCCGTCGGCTACATCGGCTACGACGTCGTCCGCTACCTCGAGCGGCTGCCCCCCGGGCCGCCGGATGACCTCGGCTTGCCCGAGGCGCTCTTCCTCTTCACCGACGTCGTCCTGGCCATCGACAACCTGTTCGGTCGCGCCTACGCCATCACGACCGTGGACGTCTCGGACGCGCCCGGCGAGCCGGAGCTGCGACGGCGCTTCGAGGAGGCGGGTTCGCGGCTGGACGCCGTCGTGCACACCCTGAGCACGAGCCCCGGTCCGGCGCCGCTGGCGCTCAGGCCGCCGGACACGGATGCGCCGTTCACGAGCAGCTCCACCCGCCCCGCGTTCGAGGACGCGGTGCGCCGCATCAAGGAGTACATCGCCGCGGGGGACGCCTTCCAGGTCGTGCCCAGCCAGCGGCTCACGGTGGAGCTGACGGCTGACCCGTTCGACCTGTACCGGGCGCTGCGCTCCCTCAACCCGTCGCCGTACCTCTACTACCTCGAGCTGGACGGCGTCACCCTCGTCGGCTCCTCGCCCGAGGTGCTGGTGCGGGTGGAAGACGGCCGTGTGACGGTCCGGCCCATCGCGGGCACGCGTCCGCGCGGCCGCGACGAGGCGGAGGATGCCGCCCTCGCCGCGGAGCTGCTCGCGGACGAGAAGGAGCGCGCCGAGCACCTCATGCTGGTGGACCTGGGCCGGAACGACGTGGGCCGGGTGGCGCGGTACGGCACGGTGAGGGTTTCACAATACATGGCCGTCGAGCGTTATAGTCACGTCCTCCACCTGGTGAGCCAGGTGGAAGGACAGTTGCGCGAGGGACTCTCGGCGGTCGACGCCTTCCGCGCCTGCTTCCCGGCGGGGACGGTGACGGGTGCGCCGAAGATCCGCGCCATGGAGATCATAGACGAGCTGGAACCGGTCCGCCGTGGGCCGTATGCGGGCGCGGTGGGTTACTTCGCGTACGGCGGCCACACGATGGACACGGCGATCGCGATCCGCACCCTCGTGGTCGCGGACGGTCGGGCGCACGTCCAGGCGGGCGCGGGCGTGGTGGCCGACTCGGTGCCGGCTCGGGAGTACGAGGAGACGCTCGCCAAGGCGCGCGCGCTGCTGCGGGTGCTCGGGATGGTTCCGGCGGCGGACGCGCGGCGCTGACAGGGGGCATCGAAACTATCTTGACGGCGGAGTCGCCGGCCCTTAACGTTCGCACCCGGCTTCTCCACGACGTTCGGGGCAGTTCTCAGGGCAGGGATGCTCGGAGGGGCGGCCGCTCACCCCGTCTCCCCCCATCATAGATCAAACAGACAGATCGGTTTTCCGGGCCACCGGGCCGCTGGACCCGACGGCCCAGTGCGGTGCGAGCTGCGCGGCATCGCGTGTTCCGGTCGTGCGTCGATGGCGCCTCGGGAGAGGGGCCGTCGGCGCATTGCGCGGATCGGCACATCCTGCGTACGCGTGAGCGCCGCCGACGCTGCGATGTCCTTACCCTCGCGATGGAGGACCGAATGCATCGCTCACCTCGAGTGTCCCGCATCACGGCGTTGACCCTGGCGTTGCTGCTCGGGGTGCCGCCGGCGGTGGCCCGGGCACAGGAGACGACGGGCAAGATCCAGGGGCGCGTCGTGAACGCGCAGACTGGTGAGCCGCTCCCGGGCGCGCAGGTGATCGTGGTCGGGACGCAGTTCGGCAACCTGACCAACCAGGAAGGCTACTACTTCATCAACAACGTGCCGGCGGGCGTGCACGACATCCAGGTGCAGCTCATCGGCTACCAGTCCGTGACGGTCGCCGGGCAGCGCGTCCTGGCCGGCCAGACCATGACGGTCAACTTCGAGCTCACGCCCTCGGCGATCGAGATCCAGGGCTGGTGATCGAGGGTGAGCGGAACCCGCTGGTGCCGCGCGACCAGGTGTCCTCGCGGACCATCGTGACGGGTGAGGAGATCGACCGGCTGCCGCTCGACAACACGAGCAGCATCGTGTTGTTGCAGCCGGGCGTGATTTCCACGAACCGTGGCCGGACGATCCGCGGCAGCCGTGTGGGCGAAGAGGCGGTGCTCATCGACGGCGTGCCGGTCCGGCGCATGCGGACGGGCGACACGGAGACGGTCGAGCTGCCGACCAACGCGCTGGCGCAGGTGGACGTGACGACGGGCGGCTTCAGCGCGCGGTACGGCGACGCCATGTCGGGCGTGATCAACTACGTGACCCGCACGGGCAGCCAGACGTTCGGCGGCACGCTCTCCTTCATGACGGAGGACCTGGCACCGAACCTCTGGCGGACCGGCTTCAACCGCGCGGAGCTGACCCTCTCGGGGCCGATCCCGTTGCTGAACAACCTCACGTTCTTCGTGGGCGGGACGTTCGAGGGGCGCCGCTACGGCGCGCGGAACCAGGGCTTCGGCGACGTCGGCTACTACGTGGCCACGGGGATCGACACGGTGTTCCGGCTGCCGCGCACGAGCAGCGCGGCCGGCGCGACGGACAGCGTGGACGTGGTGGTGCCGAAGTTCGTGAAGTGGCCGCTGGGCGTGCGGATGCCCACCAGCCAGTCCGACGAGATCAACCTGGTCAGCAAGGTCTCGCTGGGCCTGGCGCGCGGGTCGCGGATCGACCTGAGCTACTACTGGAACCGCGACCAGTCGTTGAGCCGTGGCTCGACCAGCATTTACAACCCCCTGTCCTGGAACGGCAGCTTCGACAGGCGGGACATGGTGGTGCTGGGCGGCTACTTCATGCTCTCCCAGAGCGCGGACCAGCAGCTCTCGCTGGACGTGCGGGCGAGCTACCAGGACGACTGGTTCCAGGAGGGCGACGTCTCGCCGGCCTGGCTGCACGACAACCTGTACGCGCCGTTCGGCTTCCGCTTCAGCAACATCAAGTTCCTGCTCGACCCGGACGACTGGCCGGTCACGCGTGAGCTGGTGGAGATCGCGCGCTCGGGGCTGCTGCCCGCCGAGTCGCTGCAGGCGCTGCCGGGCCGCGAGGACCTGGCGGCGCGCCAGGGCGTGTTCGGCGTCTCGCAGGCGCTGCGGCTGAACCCGTACGGCATGCGCTCCAACTGGTCGACGTTCGGTACCGGCAACACCGCACAGAGCTACGGCCGCGAGAAGCGGTGGTACGCCAGCGTCACGCTGGACTGGCAGATCAACCGCTTCAACCGTCTGCAGTTCGGCGGCAGCTACCAGCGTGCGGACACCCGGGCGCAGAACGTGCCGCTCTACAGCGGGCGCGCCACGCCGGTGATGTTCGAGCCCACGCTGGCGGGGCTGTTCGCCCAGCACCGGCTCGACATCGGCGACGTGGTGCTCGAGGGCGGGCTCCGTTTCGACTACTACGACCCCTCCGGCGAGCTGCCGCGGGTGCCGGGGTTCGTCTACAACGTCCCCGACAGCCTGAAGAAGGACTTCGTCCGGATCCGCGAGGGCGACGGCCCGCTCACGAGCCGGATCGAGCGGCCGGGCGACTGCGGCGGCGAGGCGACGCTGCCGAACCGGATCAACCCGGTCACGGGCGAGGCGGTGTGCAAGCCGAACTTCATCAAGGCGAAGACGCGGACGTCGCTGAGCCCGCGCCTGGCGGTGAGCTTCCCCGTGACGGCGACGTCGAACTTCCGCCTGTCGTACGCCCAGAACACGCAGACGCCGTTCCTGAACGGCACGGGCGGCCTGTTCCAGAACGCCTACAACGACCAGTACGGCGGCAACGCCAACACGAACACGACGTACGGCCGTGACGTGGAGATCCCGCGCACGGTGCTGTACGAGGCCGGCTACCGGCAAATGTTCTCCGACGCGACGGTCGTGGACGTCGCGGTCTACCAGAAGCAGACGCGCAACGCGCTGACGTACCGCAAGATCCCGGTGGAGAACCTGGTGACCGGGTCGCTCACGTACATCAACGCGCTGACGAACGCGGACTTCACCATCGCGAGCGGCGTGGACGTGCGCCTCATCCGGCGCTTCGGCTCCCTGGCGGATCTGACGCTCACGTATTCGTACGTGAACGCGCGCGGTACGGGCTCGGACCCGACGACCTACACGGGCCTGATCCTGCGGCGCAACACGAACCTCTCGATCCTGACCGGCCGGCCCGTGGATCCGCCGGAGGTTCTGATGACGCTGGATCAGAACCGTCCGCACAACTTCGCGGGCACGTTCTCGCTGTTGCTGCCGCCGGACTTCGCGCAGGGCAGCACGCTGAACAAGCTCCTGGGCGATGTGGGCCTGTACGCGACCATGGCCCTGCGGGATGGTCTGCCCTACACGCTGCTGCAGAACGACGGCGCCGGGCAGACGGGTCCGCCCACCCAGGCCGGCCTGGGCGGGATCCCGGTGGAGGCGCTGAATGCGTCGAAGACGCCGTGGTACAAGAGCTTCGACGTGCGGATGACGAAGGGCTTCCGGCTGGCAGGGGAGACGCGGGGCCGACTCTTCGTGGACCTGCGCAACCCGCTGGGTCTGGAGAACACCAGCTCGGTCTGGCTCGAGACCGGGACGGTGGTGAACGACGTCCACCGGCGGAACTGGCTGGACGCCCATCTGCGGGATGCCACGCTGGACGGCGATCCGGAGATCGATGACTTCGTGATCATGACGGAGTCCTCGGACAACCCGCTGAACAAGTACATGCTGCTCCAGGCGGAGAAGCGGTTCGGCAACGGGGACGGCGTGTTCACGGTCGAGGAGCAGCTCGCGGCGTTCGGCGCAGCGTACGAGTTCTCGAACGGCGCGTGGGCGTTCCGCAACAAGAACCGGTACATGCGCCTGGGCTTCGAAATCGAGTTCTGATGGGGCCACTCACCTCCTTGGGAGTGAACATGAGTCACGAATCTCTCGGTCGCCGCACGGTCGCGGCGGGCGCCGTCCGGCTGCTGGTGGCCGTGCTGACCGGCCTGCTGCTGCCCTCGCTGGTCGCCGGCCAGACCGTGGACGAGAAGTACCAGCGGATGCGCGAGCGGAACCGCAAGAGCCCGTTCTCGCTCTTCGCCTCGCCCACGACGGTGCTGACCGTCAACCAGTTCCAGTGCGGGCTGCGGAACCAGGGCGACACGTGCTCGGACGTGTTCAACAGCCCGACGGGCGGCGGCGGGTTCTGGCCGACCGGCTCGCCGAACCAGTACCTGTTCAACTCCGGGCTCCAGGTGGTGGGCATCATTCCGCCGGATGCGGGGTTCGCCTGGGCGGGTGACACGGTGGGTGCGTTCTTCATGGATGCGTCGGGCCTGCGCGCCCACGGCTCGCCGGTCACGAACATCTACGACTCGCTGAACCCCGAGGACTTGGAGAACTGGCCGGTGGCCGGGACGTTCCCGGACTTCCCGTGGGCCACGGCCATGGTCGAGGACACGGCGCTGTTCAACCCGGTGCTGATCGGGCGCAAGGCCGCGTCCCAGCAGGACACGTGGGTGATGTACTGGGACGGTGACCCGAGCCTGACGGGTGGCCGCTCGCACCCGATGGGCATCCTGGTCGAGCAGCGTACCCTGGCGTGGAACTACCCGGCCGGGAACGAGTCGATCATCTACTTCATCTACAAGTTCACGAACGTCACGAACACCCAGGCGTTCCAGCGGCTGAGCGAGGCGCAGTACTTCAACGGGCGGAACGAGCTGCCCGATGAGGGCTGGCGCATCGACTCGATCTACGTGGCGTTCGACGTGGACCCGGACATCACGCACGACTTCCGCTCGAACTACGCGACGGCGATCCTGCCGTTCAACCTGGGTCTCTCGTACGACGGCACGTTCTACGAGCCGGAGTTCGAGTATCCGCCCTCGCTGTTCTATCCGCCGTTCTTCACGGATGCGCCGGGCATGCTCGGTGTGAAGTACCTGAAGAGCCCGGTGGACCCGGCGACGGGCGAGGAGGTCGGGCTGACGAGCTTCTCGCTGCACACGAACGGTGGCGCGTTCCCGGACCCGAACACCGTGCAGCGGGGCTGGCGCTACATCTCGCTCAACATCGACCCGGGCAAGGGCGACCCGTCGTGCACCTTCGACCTGTCCGAGGTCAAGCAGCGGCGCTCGTGCTACCTGGCGCAGACCCAGTCGGACGTGCGGTTCTTCGTGGGCTCGGGTCCGTTCTCGCTGAATCCGGGTGAGAGCGCGACCATCGCGGTGGCGGTGTTCGCCGCGGCGACGGTGGCCACGGACCAGATCCAGCGCGGCCCGTCGGCGGACAACAAGCCGGGCTTCCCCTCGCTCGCGCCGGGGTGCGGCGGCGAGCCGATCCGCCCGATCGAGGTGGCGGCCGGTTGGGTCCGGACGCTGCGCTGCCCGACGGAGCCGGGACAGCCGGTGGACCAGTTCGACGTGGAGGTGGTCCCGGGCAGCTTGCTGGGCAAGGCGCTCGTCGCGCAGTCGATCTTCGACAACAAGTTCCTGCTGGGCTTCGCGCCCGAGGCGCCGAACTTCTACCTGGTGCCGGGCGACAACCAGGTGACGATCGTGTGGGAGCCCAGCGCGACGGAGCAGACGGGCGACCCGTTCTACGCCGCAGCGGGCGACCCGGAGAACCCGCTGTACGATCCGAACTACCGTCAGTTCGACGTGGAGGGCTACCGGATCTACCGCGGCACGAGCCCCTCGAACCTCCAGCTGATCGCGCAGTTCGACAAGGACGGCACGACGTTCGTCGACCACCTGTGCGTCACGGACCCGAACTACGTGGCGGGCGATCCGTGTGAGGAGGTGCACGAGATCGACATCGTCCACCCGTTCGTCCAGTACCCCCCGGGCGGCGTGGTCCGGCTGGACAACGGCTCGACGCTGGTGGTGGCTGCGGACACGGCCCTCGCGAAGGAGATCGCGGCGGGCACCGCGCGCCCGCTGTCCAACACGGGGATCCCGTTCGCGTTCGTGGACCGCGGCGTGCGGAACGGCTTCACCTACTACTACAAGGTCACGGCGTTCGACATCAACAGCCTGCGCTCGGGTCCGACCTCGCTGGAGTCGGCAGGGCCCACGAAGAGCGTGGTGCCGCGGCGCTCGGCGACGACGGTGACGGAGCCGAGCTACACGGTGAGCCTGATGGGCCGTGGCGACACGCCGCTCCCGTCGAACCCGGTGAGCATTGACCCGCTGACCGGGCGGTTCAGCGGCCCGCAGCCGCCGACGGACGGGCTCAGCGGCCTGTTCCAGCCGTTCGCGGGGCGGCTGCTGCCGGCCGGGCGCTACGAGGTCCGGATCGACAGCGTGGTGCCGTATTACTACGGTGCGGATTACTTCCTCACGTTGACCGACGCCAACGGCTCCACGCCGGTGCACCTGGTGCAGCGCGACGAGGCGATCACGGGCGATCCGGCCGAGACGCTCTACGAGCTGCCGGCGGTGCAGGTCCTGTCCGACCCGAGCGCCCGGGAGGACCTGGCCCGTAAGGGCGTGGACGCGCCGCCCTTGGCGGGCCACTTCAGGGCGACGCTGCGCCTGGACCGGCTGCACTTCCACTCGGGGGACAGCGACTGGGCGTACAAGCAGCCCGGGTTCTTCTCGATTGCCCCGGACAGCACGCC contains the following coding sequences:
- a CDS encoding 5-oxoprolinase, whose product is MSEHAPSLSNPEAGAAPPILIAVDTGGTFTDILCLRDGAISRLKVPSTPADPAAAVLEGIRQVLGDPGGAGGDVPRRPVLLIHGSTVATNALLERRGARVGLVTNRGFEDVIEIGRQSRPQLYALVGRRPAPPVAREDRHGIAGRLGPRGQEEEPLDEAELAALPDRLRGVEAVAVCLLHSYANPAHERAVAAALEPLGVPVSVSSEILPEYREYERTATTVVNAYVAPLMDRYLRRLEAGAGAARIRIMGSGGGTLPVSRARREPVHTVLSGPAGGVMGALEAARRAGFTDIIGFDMGGTSTDVTLCPGRPLHTREFSIAGLPVAVPVLDIHTVGAGGGSIAWLDAGGALRVGPESAGADPGPICYGRGGTQLTVTDAHVWLGRLPADAFLGGERRLDRERITGPLRALASRLGATPDEAAEGILAVADTAMEGALRLISVERGYDPAEFTLVPFGGAAALHAAELAERLGLPRILVPPDPGLLSAFGMLVAPLRKDVSRTVLFGEAEASARLAEELARLEAAAIAAMEDEGVPRPLITVSHWVDARYRGQSSELRVPAAGWVEAFHAAHEARYGFARRSAPVEAVTLRVEATAPGPDVPEPRLPRAPAPDPRPDGFADVVLHGRTLRVPRFGRLRLLAGHRLRGPAIVTEYSATTWLPPGWRAGVLPGGGILLEPE
- the trpE gene encoding anthranilate synthase component I, producing the protein MLHPGFDDFARLAAGADLVPVWREFLFDADTAVTAYWKLARAAREGEGGGDRAHFGFLLESVVGGETWARYSFLGTEPREAWRLTAGGRVSRWTPQHGWSEPETVADPLGDLERILLARRPAPAPGLPRFFGGAVGYIGYDVVRYLERLPPGPPDDLGLPEALFLFTDVVLAIDNLFGRAYAITTVDVSDAPGEPELRRRFEEAGSRLDAVVHTLSTSPGPAPLALRPPDTDAPFTSSSTRPAFEDAVRRIKEYIAAGDAFQVVPSQRLTVELTADPFDLYRALRSLNPSPYLYYLELDGVTLVGSSPEVLVRVEDGRVTVRPIAGTRPRGRDEAEDAALAAELLADEKERAEHLMLVDLGRNDVGRVARYGTVRVSQYMAVERYSHVLHLVSQVEGQLREGLSAVDAFRACFPAGTVTGAPKIRAMEIIDELEPVRRGPYAGAVGYFAYGGHTMDTAIAIRTLVVADGRAHVQAGAGVVADSVPAREYEETLAKARALLRVLGMVPAADARR